The following proteins are co-located in the Flectobacillus major DSM 103 genome:
- a CDS encoding TlpA family protein disulfide reductase: protein MNKLFIAFIALSILFCSEHIFSQGYRIDAKLKGLKDSVCYLTYYYENLNYIQDSAKINANGELVFQGKKALEQGLYNLMIGHWQSIDLLVVEQHFSIEADAKDLFNTLKFKGSRENDLFYSYQQKIIKDAQRIASIGAVSDSLLLNKQYALQYELELYKKKFIKAFEGTYAAKLIKATMPMDLPVAPKLDNGSEDPLWANQFFVEHYFDNYDLSDPRMIRTPYLYQAVGAYFEQLYFLPTDSLNHLVDKILAKTQSKTEIRKYLVTKMANFFENSKTMGHDAVFVYIMQNYYLKEPQMWDETTIKLVKERVYYLDKLLIGRKIPNVTLSDFSGKELQLHQINAKCTIVYIYSADCGHCQQFTPQLVELAQKYANKGLKVFAPIFGNDLETWQNFVKQYKMESFINTIDRTGDISFFQEFDAQYTPTIYIIDAQKKIVGKGNITIKNMEEIVRKILL, encoded by the coding sequence GGCTCAAAGATTCTGTATGCTACCTGACCTATTATTACGAAAATCTCAATTATATTCAAGATTCGGCCAAGATAAATGCCAATGGAGAGCTAGTTTTTCAAGGGAAAAAAGCTCTTGAACAAGGTTTGTACAACCTTATGATTGGACATTGGCAAAGTATAGATTTATTAGTTGTGGAACAACACTTTTCTATTGAAGCCGATGCCAAAGATTTATTTAATACACTCAAATTTAAGGGTTCGCGTGAAAATGATTTGTTTTATAGCTACCAACAAAAAATAATAAAAGATGCCCAACGGATAGCCAGTATAGGGGCGGTATCAGATTCGTTGTTGCTCAATAAACAATATGCTTTGCAGTATGAATTAGAATTGTACAAAAAGAAATTTATCAAGGCTTTTGAAGGAACGTATGCTGCTAAGCTTATTAAGGCTACTATGCCCATGGATTTGCCTGTAGCCCCCAAGCTTGACAACGGTAGCGAAGACCCACTATGGGCTAATCAGTTTTTTGTAGAGCATTATTTTGATAACTATGACCTAAGCGACCCACGGATGATTAGAACGCCCTATTTGTATCAGGCGGTGGGGGCTTATTTTGAACAATTATATTTTTTACCAACTGATTCGCTTAATCATTTGGTAGATAAAATCCTTGCCAAAACCCAGTCGAAAACCGAAATTCGGAAATATTTGGTTACTAAAATGGCTAATTTCTTTGAGAATAGTAAAACCATGGGGCATGATGCCGTTTTTGTATACATCATGCAAAATTACTATTTGAAAGAACCTCAGATGTGGGACGAAACTACTATCAAGTTAGTAAAAGAGCGAGTATATTATCTTGATAAACTACTGATTGGCCGTAAAATTCCGAATGTAACCCTAAGTGATTTTTCGGGAAAAGAACTGCAACTACACCAAATAAATGCCAAATGTACGATTGTTTATATCTATTCGGCAGATTGTGGGCATTGTCAGCAATTTACGCCCCAATTGGTAGAATTAGCCCAAAAATACGCTAACAAAGGATTGAAGGTTTTTGCTCCTATTTTTGGTAATGACCTCGAAACATGGCAAAATTTTGTAAAACAATATAAGATGGAGTCTTTTATAAATACAATAGACCGCACTGGAGATATAAGCTTTTTTCAGGAATTTGATGCTCAATATACACCAACGATTTATATTATAGATGCACAAAAAAAGATTGTAGGAAAAGGTAATATTACTATCAAAAATATGGAGGAGATTGTAAGAAAGATACTTCTATAA
- a CDS encoding DUF58 domain-containing protein: MDLAKIREYGNIEFLAKQMVEGFITGLHKSPFHGFSVEFAEHRLYNTGESTRHIDWKVYAKTDRIYTKRYEEETNLRCHLLIDTSSSMYYPENTQGKITFSCMAAAALAFMLQKQKDAVSLTTFSDSIEIQTPMKSTPTHIHKILLDLQSLMQKPLASKSTAVASVIHEIAEKIHKRSLVILFSDMFDNIVEAEILFSALQHLKHNMHEVLIFHVTDKKTESDFAFEDRPYEFIDLETNERIKLNPAQVKDDYQKVLKAFYQDLKLRCGQYKIDFIEADIAEGFDQILSSYLVKRTKMK, translated from the coding sequence ATGGATTTAGCAAAAATACGAGAATACGGCAATATTGAATTTTTGGCCAAGCAAATGGTCGAAGGTTTTATTACAGGACTTCACAAATCACCTTTTCATGGTTTTTCGGTCGAGTTTGCAGAACATCGTTTGTACAATACAGGCGAAAGTACCCGCCATATCGACTGGAAAGTATACGCCAAAACAGACCGCATTTACACCAAGCGATACGAAGAAGAAACCAATCTGCGTTGTCATTTACTGATTGACACCTCTTCGTCGATGTACTACCCCGAAAATACACAAGGCAAAATCACTTTTTCGTGTATGGCGGCGGCGGCACTAGCTTTTATGTTACAAAAGCAAAAAGATGCCGTAAGCCTTACTACTTTTTCAGATAGCATCGAAATACAAACACCGATGAAATCGACACCGACGCATATCCATAAAATTTTATTGGATTTGCAAAGCTTAATGCAAAAGCCTCTAGCCAGCAAATCAACCGCTGTAGCATCTGTTATCCACGAAATTGCGGAGAAAATTCATAAACGCTCGTTGGTTATTTTGTTTAGCGATATGTTCGATAATATCGTAGAAGCTGAAATTCTGTTTTCGGCATTACAACACCTCAAACACAATATGCACGAGGTGCTTATTTTTCATGTAACCGACAAAAAAACAGAATCAGACTTTGCTTTTGAAGACCGTCCTTATGAGTTTATCGACCTCGAAACCAACGAAAGAATCAAATTAAACCCCGCTCAGGTAAAAGACGACTACCAAAAAGTACTAAAAGCATTTTACCAAGACCTTAAACTACGCTGTGGACAATATAAAATCGACTTTATAGAAGCCGATATTGCAGAAGGTTTTGACCAAATTCTATCATCATATCTGGTCAAAAGAACCAAAATGAAATAG
- a CDS encoding septal ring lytic transglycosylase RlpA family protein, giving the protein MKKRHLGILTISLLVVNLKPSNAQKLGDESYGIASFYANNFYNQPTSTGEILKKNQYTAAHMTLPFGTMLEVTNLANKRFVIIRINDRGPYKPGRIIDLTENPAKWLKMSKEGLTKVRLKVVGFDGDIMLESYDSLSIVASPKLETKYYQKPIIQHNKYYRLRKNWHKRKYPHLKYRRLKVNSYLRKLSRQRKNAQIQAQKKK; this is encoded by the coding sequence ATGAAAAAACGACATCTTGGAATACTTACCATTTCGCTATTAGTCGTTAACCTAAAGCCCTCAAATGCTCAAAAGTTAGGTGACGAATCTTATGGAATCGCCTCTTTTTATGCTAACAACTTTTATAATCAGCCTACTTCTACAGGCGAAATTCTCAAGAAAAACCAATATACCGCCGCTCACATGACCCTCCCCTTCGGCACGATGCTCGAAGTAACCAATTTGGCCAATAAAAGATTTGTGATTATTAGAATCAACGACCGTGGGCCCTACAAACCTGGCCGTATTATCGACCTTACCGAAAACCCCGCTAAATGGCTCAAAATGAGCAAAGAAGGACTTACTAAAGTAAGACTCAAAGTAGTGGGTTTTGATGGCGACATTATGCTAGAATCCTACGATTCATTGAGTATTGTTGCTTCGCCAAAACTCGAAACCAAATATTATCAAAAACCTATTATTCAACATAATAAATACTATCGCCTCCGCAAAAACTGGCATAAACGCAAATATCCTCACCTCAAATACCGCCGCTTGAAAGTAAACTCGTATCTCCGAAAGCTTTCTCGCCAACGCAAAAATGCACAAATACAAGCCCAGAAAAAAAAGTAA
- a CDS encoding DUF3276 family protein: MEEREREELFSKRIRAGKRTYFFDVKSTRSNDYYITITESRRYQKDDGFAYEKHKMFLYKEDFDKFLEGLKEAVEHVKHELLPDVDFSQFNREEDEGFGSDLKWE; this comes from the coding sequence GTGGAAGAAAGAGAAAGAGAAGAATTGTTTTCAAAACGCATTAGAGCGGGGAAAAGGACTTATTTCTTCGATGTGAAATCAACTCGCTCAAACGACTATTACATCACTATCACAGAGAGTCGTCGTTATCAAAAAGATGATGGCTTCGCTTACGAGAAACATAAGATGTTCCTTTATAAAGAGGACTTCGATAAATTCTTGGAAGGATTGAAGGAAGCTGTAGAACATGTAAAGCATGAATTATTACCTGATGTTGATTTTTCACAATTTAACCGTGAAGAGGACGAAGGGTTTGGTAGCGACCTGAAGTGGGAGTAA
- the ychF gene encoding redox-regulated ATPase YchF gives MGLQCGIVGLPNVGKSTLFSAISSNKAEAANYPFCTIEPNVGVVTVPDERLTILEQLVNPQRVLPTVIEFVDIAGLVKGASQGAGLGNKFLANIREVDAIIHVVRCFSDDNIVHVEGRVNPVSDKEIIDFELQLKDLESVEKKLQKFERAAKAGDAKSKQMVGVLGQYKAALEAGKSARTVQGLDPDIKHEAVGDLFLLTDKPVIYVANVDENSIQAGTNEYVEQLRVAIAEEGAQIIVICASVESQIAEIEDLDDRQMFLEEYGLKESGLAQLIRASYALLNLITYFTAGVKEVRAWTIQKGWKAPAAAGVIHSDFERGFIRAEVIKIADYQQYKSEAGCREAGKISVEGKEYVVQDGDIMHFRFNV, from the coding sequence ATGGGTTTACAATGTGGTATTGTAGGTTTACCAAACGTAGGAAAATCTACTCTTTTTAGTGCAATCTCTTCTAATAAGGCCGAAGCGGCCAATTATCCTTTCTGTACAATCGAGCCTAATGTGGGTGTTGTAACAGTGCCTGACGAACGCTTAACGATACTTGAGCAATTGGTGAATCCTCAACGAGTATTGCCTACGGTGATTGAGTTTGTTGATATTGCTGGTTTAGTAAAAGGGGCTTCGCAAGGAGCTGGCTTGGGCAATAAGTTCTTGGCCAATATTCGTGAAGTTGATGCTATTATTCATGTCGTGCGTTGTTTTTCTGACGACAATATCGTTCACGTTGAAGGGAGGGTTAATCCTGTTTCTGATAAAGAAATTATTGATTTTGAATTGCAGTTGAAAGATTTAGAGTCGGTAGAAAAGAAACTCCAAAAGTTTGAAAGAGCTGCCAAAGCTGGCGATGCCAAGTCTAAACAAATGGTAGGTGTGTTGGGTCAATATAAAGCTGCTTTGGAAGCTGGTAAGTCTGCTAGAACAGTGCAAGGGCTAGACCCCGACATCAAGCACGAAGCTGTAGGTGATTTGTTTTTGTTGACCGACAAGCCCGTAATTTATGTGGCCAATGTTGACGAAAATTCTATCCAAGCTGGTACAAACGAATACGTAGAGCAACTACGTGTAGCTATTGCTGAGGAAGGTGCTCAGATCATTGTTATTTGTGCTTCTGTAGAATCGCAAATTGCTGAAATTGAGGATTTAGACGACCGTCAGATGTTCTTGGAAGAATATGGCTTGAAAGAATCGGGCTTGGCTCAATTGATTCGTGCTTCTTATGCTTTACTAAATTTGATTACCTATTTTACGGCAGGGGTCAAAGAAGTACGTGCATGGACTATCCAAAAAGGATGGAAAGCCCCTGCGGCGGCTGGTGTAATTCACTCAGATTTTGAACGTGGATTTATTCGTGCTGAGGTGATTAAAATTGCTGATTATCAGCAGTATAAATCTGAAGCAGGATGCCGTGAAGCTGGTAAGATTAGTGTTGAAGGTAAAGAGTATGTCGTACAAGATGGCGATATTATGCACTTCCGTTTCAATGTGTAA
- a CDS encoding OmpA family protein yields MKKLLFILLSWPLLQSCMPLPSGGYGNSSDTNSGNGSQYPSQQTPAPSGSGRSADPNISVEDIRLSGQYTVLYVSFINNNSARRDQSGRVVDDGSQEIAFHPSARLVGANGAREFRFVKAEGIPVEPQRKKTYAGTRTNFVVYFERLDPGIESFDLFECNDYDHLTCWNVYGLYVKNPSSAQVPTQQVPNQSPNYPSQTPSIPAPTNQPNTPTKKPKSGKVGEVDTTPQQQSTEPSSVLVVGIVRDAKTNRPISATIDFTVSGSNKKIDSTQSFASTGIYRMNLKQGQVYTYVAHAKGYLAANDFIDLSKSVVNNKLTKDILLNPIQVGDKITLKNIYFEVSKSDLLPASFAELNKLVSMMDENQNLEIRLEGHTDIVGDPEANQELSEERVINCKEYLIKKGISANRIQAVGYGSTKPIIKKGTDEERKVNRRVEFVILKL; encoded by the coding sequence ATGAAAAAATTACTCTTTATACTTTTATCATGGCCGCTTTTGCAAAGTTGTATGCCATTACCTTCGGGGGGCTACGGCAATTCGTCGGATACTAATTCAGGAAATGGAAGCCAATATCCTAGCCAGCAAACACCTGCACCATCGGGTAGTGGCCGCTCGGCCGACCCCAATATTAGTGTCGAAGACATTCGCTTGTCGGGGCAATATACCGTTTTGTATGTATCCTTTATCAATAATAATTCGGCACGCCGCGACCAGTCTGGACGTGTTGTTGATGACGGCTCACAAGAAATTGCTTTTCACCCGAGTGCTCGCTTGGTTGGAGCAAACGGTGCTAGAGAGTTTCGATTTGTTAAAGCTGAAGGTATTCCTGTTGAGCCTCAACGCAAAAAGACATACGCAGGTACACGCACCAATTTTGTTGTGTATTTTGAACGCCTCGACCCCGGTATCGAATCATTCGACTTATTTGAATGCAACGATTATGACCACCTAACCTGCTGGAATGTATACGGGCTGTATGTCAAGAATCCTAGCTCTGCCCAAGTGCCTACCCAACAAGTACCTAATCAAAGCCCTAATTATCCAAGTCAGACACCGTCGATTCCAGCCCCTACCAACCAGCCCAATACGCCTACCAAAAAGCCTAAGTCTGGAAAAGTAGGAGAAGTAGACACTACACCACAACAACAAAGTACTGAGCCGTCGAGTGTATTAGTGGTAGGTATTGTGCGTGATGCCAAAACCAATCGCCCCATTAGTGCTACCATTGATTTTACGGTTTCGGGTAGTAACAAAAAAATTGATTCAACCCAAAGCTTTGCTAGCACGGGGATTTACAGAATGAACCTTAAACAAGGGCAAGTATATACCTATGTAGCTCATGCAAAGGGCTATTTGGCAGCCAATGATTTTATTGATTTGAGCAAAAGCGTAGTAAATAACAAGCTTACCAAAGATATTTTACTAAATCCGATTCAGGTAGGTGACAAAATCACCTTGAAGAATATCTATTTTGAAGTATCAAAATCCGACCTATTACCTGCTTCATTTGCTGAATTGAACAAACTGGTAAGTATGATGGACGAAAACCAGAACTTAGAAATCAGACTAGAAGGCCATACTGATATTGTGGGCGACCCCGAAGCAAACCAAGAATTGTCGGAAGAAAGGGTTATTAACTGCAAAGAATATTTGATTAAAAAAGGTATCTCGGCCAATAGAATTCAAGCAGTAGGTTATGGAAGCACAAAGCCTATTATCAAAAAAGGTACAGACGAAGAACGTAAAGTAAACCGACGCGTAGAGTTTGTTATTTTGAAACTATAA
- a CDS encoding type IX secretion system plug protein, with the protein MKKQSLLSLVKKSVFWNSFWKTGFFLCISLVAFAQKRAKEQVVEKTLLYEDKIYEPYIKTPLLYPYDGTSSVQATLNPPIISLQENATLRLEFDCLNPAVQNFRVKIYHCNSDWTPSALSEIEYLPEYNDFPIYDYRTSFATKIPYYHFGIELPKVKMSGNYLVVVYKGRNEKDLVLSRRFMVFQNKIGVGGQIVFANIADKRRTHQQINFAINYTGYEIIDPKNDLKVVIRQNFRDNKSLTNLPPFMVDNFNRKLEYQFFDGENSIEGGNEFRMFDIRSTQQKLVNISHIFQGEKETVIELSYDKPQNGLAYVDTKDLDGRYVIDNYETNQGATEADYVRVSFQLRTDSLANKKVYINSSFNDWQLNENNLMHYVPENQAYEAFIQLKQGIYNYQYVTVDPQGIISERELEGSHSQTENVYEILVYHRPIGGRADALVGYALIKSR; encoded by the coding sequence ATGAAAAAACAATCATTATTATCATTGGTAAAAAAGTCTGTTTTCTGGAATTCGTTTTGGAAAACAGGCTTTTTTCTTTGTATTAGCCTTGTAGCTTTTGCCCAAAAAAGAGCTAAAGAGCAAGTGGTAGAAAAAACACTTCTTTATGAAGATAAAATCTATGAACCCTATATCAAAACGCCTCTTTTGTACCCTTACGATGGCACTAGCAGTGTACAAGCTACCCTAAACCCGCCAATAATAAGTTTACAAGAAAATGCTACGTTAAGGTTAGAATTTGACTGCTTAAATCCTGCTGTTCAAAACTTTCGGGTCAAAATTTATCATTGTAATTCTGATTGGACACCCTCGGCTCTTAGCGAAATAGAATATCTTCCCGAATACAACGATTTCCCGATTTATGATTACCGTACATCTTTTGCCACCAAAATCCCCTATTATCACTTTGGTATAGAACTACCCAAAGTAAAAATGTCGGGCAATTATCTAGTGGTAGTGTATAAAGGTCGCAACGAAAAAGACCTTGTGCTATCACGTAGGTTTATGGTTTTCCAAAACAAGATTGGTGTAGGAGGACAAATCGTTTTTGCCAATATAGCCGATAAACGCCGAACTCATCAGCAAATCAATTTTGCTATTAATTACACAGGCTACGAGATAATCGACCCTAAAAATGATTTAAAAGTGGTGATTCGTCAAAACTTCCGAGATAACAAATCCCTTACCAACCTCCCTCCTTTTATGGTAGACAATTTCAACCGAAAGCTTGAATACCAGTTTTTTGATGGCGAAAATAGTATTGAAGGAGGCAATGAATTTAGGATGTTTGATATACGAAGCACCCAACAGAAATTAGTCAATATTTCACATATCTTTCAAGGCGAAAAAGAAACGGTGATAGAACTTAGCTATGATAAGCCCCAAAACGGATTGGCTTATGTAGATACCAAGGATTTGGATGGCCGATATGTGATTGACAATTACGAAACCAACCAAGGAGCTACCGAAGCCGATTATGTAAGGGTTAGCTTTCAGCTTAGAACCGACTCGCTAGCCAATAAAAAGGTGTATATTAACAGTTCGTTTAATGATTGGCAACTCAACGAAAACAACCTGATGCACTACGTACCCGAAAACCAAGCCTATGAGGCATTTATTCAGCTCAAGCAAGGCATTTATAATTATCAGTACGTTACGGTAGATCCTCAAGGGATAATCAGCGAACGAGAATTGGAAGGAAGCCATTCTCAAACCGAAAATGTTTACGAAATTTTGGTTTACCATCGTCCTATTGGTGGGCGTGCCGATGCCCTCGTTGGCTATGCTCTTATCAAAAGCCGTTAA
- a CDS encoding ABC-F family ATP-binding cassette domain-containing protein, with amino-acid sequence MLSINNLSFYFGSRPLYDGANLHIKPKDKIGLIGANGTGKSTLLRLISGEYQPDGGNISKSGDCSIGFLNQDLLSYQSEDSILSVAMQAFERQNFLQKEIDRILHKMDTNYEDNDVNILARLQDEFDALGGYTMQSESEAILEGLGFTTDDLSRPLKTFSGGWRMRVMLAKLLLQRPSLLMLDEPTNHLDLPSIQWVENYINNYEGAIIVVSHDRYFLDNTVNTIVEVSGAKLTPYSGNYSFYIEEKALRNEIQKGAYENQQAQIRQTERFIQRFKAKATKARQVQSRVKSLARLDIIDDVIDETAKVNFKFNFGTQPGRFIMHLEDVTKAYGDKRILTHTNAIIERGDKIALIGANGKGKSTLLRIIAGTEQVNGDRKLGHNVIDSFFAQHQLESLDVENTLLEELKMAGTAKLETELRSILGCFLFSGEDVFKKIKVLSGGEKSRVALAKVLISEANFLLLDEPTNHLDMMSVNILIQALQQYEGSYVVVSHDRFFVSEVANKIWYIEDEQIKVYPGTYEEYEAWQEEREANEIEEKATPKKQESPKAAVVEKPTVSDFAKKEAQKNIKKLNQKISELEDTITRLEALKAETEKQLADPTIFNDNGALKQVNADYKKVQEQLQQANDNWEMAMLEIEELETSIR; translated from the coding sequence ATGTTATCTATTAATAATCTTTCTTTCTATTTCGGAAGTCGCCCCCTATATGATGGGGCCAATTTACATATCAAACCCAAAGATAAAATTGGGCTTATTGGTGCTAATGGTACAGGAAAATCTACGTTATTGAGGCTTATCTCGGGCGAATACCAGCCCGATGGTGGCAATATCTCTAAATCAGGAGATTGCTCGATTGGTTTTCTCAATCAAGATTTACTGTCCTATCAATCAGAAGACTCCATCTTGTCGGTAGCTATGCAGGCCTTTGAACGCCAAAATTTCTTGCAAAAAGAAATTGATAGAATTCTGCACAAAATGGATACCAATTATGAAGACAACGATGTAAATATATTGGCTCGCCTCCAAGACGAATTCGATGCTTTGGGTGGCTATACGATGCAATCTGAATCAGAAGCTATTTTGGAAGGGCTAGGCTTTACTACCGACGACCTGTCAAGACCCCTAAAAACTTTTTCGGGAGGCTGGCGGATGCGTGTAATGTTGGCCAAGTTGTTGTTACAAAGGCCATCCCTTTTGATGCTCGATGAACCAACCAACCACCTTGACTTACCTTCTATTCAGTGGGTCGAAAATTATATCAATAATTATGAAGGAGCTATTATTGTAGTTTCGCACGACCGCTATTTCCTCGACAACACTGTCAATACTATTGTAGAAGTTTCGGGGGCTAAGCTTACGCCTTATTCGGGTAATTACTCGTTTTATATAGAAGAAAAAGCCCTTCGCAATGAAATACAAAAAGGTGCTTACGAAAACCAACAGGCTCAGATTCGTCAAACAGAACGATTTATCCAACGCTTTAAGGCTAAGGCTACTAAGGCTCGTCAGGTACAATCAAGGGTAAAGTCGCTTGCACGCCTCGATATTATCGACGATGTAATTGACGAAACTGCCAAAGTAAATTTCAAATTCAACTTTGGTACTCAACCTGGGCGTTTTATTATGCACCTCGAAGACGTAACAAAGGCTTATGGCGACAAGCGTATTTTGACTCATACCAATGCTATTATTGAACGTGGTGACAAAATTGCCCTCATTGGTGCCAACGGTAAGGGTAAGTCTACTTTGCTAAGAATTATTGCAGGCACAGAACAAGTCAATGGCGACCGTAAGCTTGGCCATAACGTTATCGACTCGTTTTTTGCCCAACACCAACTCGAAAGCTTGGATGTAGAAAATACCTTGCTCGAAGAACTCAAAATGGCTGGTACGGCCAAGCTTGAAACAGAATTAAGAAGTATTTTGGGCTGTTTCCTGTTTTCGGGAGAAGATGTTTTCAAAAAAATCAAAGTTCTTTCGGGTGGTGAAAAGTCAAGAGTAGCCCTTGCAAAAGTACTGATTTCGGAGGCCAACTTTTTGCTCCTAGATGAACCTACCAACCACCTCGACATGATGTCGGTGAATATCTTGATTCAAGCTTTACAACAATACGAAGGTAGTTATGTGGTAGTTTCGCACGACCGTTTCTTTGTATCGGAAGTGGCCAACAAAATCTGGTATATCGAAGACGAGCAAATCAAGGTATATCCTGGTACTTACGAAGAATACGAAGCTTGGCAAGAAGAACGTGAGGCCAACGAGATAGAAGAAAAAGCTACTCCTAAAAAGCAAGAAAGTCCTAAAGCAGCAGTAGTCGAAAAGCCTACAGTAAGTGATTTTGCCAAAAAAGAAGCTCAGAAAAATATCAAAAAGCTTAACCAAAAAATAAGCGAGCTAGAAGATACTATTACTAGGCTGGAAGCACTGAAAGCTGAAACTGAAAAACAGCTTGCCGACCCAACAATTTTCAATGATAATGGAGCGTTGAAACAAGTAAATGCCGACTACAAAAAGGTACAAGAACAATTACAACAAGCCAACGACAACTGGGAAATGGCGATGTTAGAAATAGAAGAGTTAGAAACAAGTATCAGGTAG
- a CDS encoding Crp/Fnr family transcriptional regulator, with the protein MYTHIREVVLQYVPDFTEEELNAIEKNFYHKSLKKHEYLLKVGEVANEVVFINKGIMRNYVPVPNKGQITNYFAEENMFNTSSVSFFTRNPSFEAIQAIEPCKILAIQYDSLQQLYNQYHNWEKLGRLFVESILIEQDFRLRWFIEQSAQERYEKFSQNYPHLLQRVQQYHIASYLGITPESLSRLRSRSQKNQ; encoded by the coding sequence ATGTACACCCACATTAGAGAAGTAGTTTTACAATACGTGCCAGATTTTACGGAAGAGGAGTTAAACGCTATTGAGAAAAATTTTTATCATAAATCACTCAAAAAACATGAGTACCTATTGAAGGTTGGGGAGGTAGCCAATGAAGTTGTTTTTATTAATAAAGGAATCATGAGGAATTATGTTCCTGTTCCCAATAAAGGCCAAATCACTAACTATTTTGCCGAAGAAAACATGTTTAATACTTCATCCGTTAGCTTTTTTACTCGAAACCCGTCATTTGAGGCTATTCAGGCTATCGAACCTTGTAAAATATTAGCCATCCAATACGACAGCCTTCAGCAGCTTTACAACCAATATCATAATTGGGAAAAGTTAGGTCGCTTATTTGTAGAGTCTATTCTTATAGAGCAAGATTTTAGACTCAGGTGGTTTATTGAACAATCTGCTCAAGAACGCTACGAAAAATTTTCGCAAAATTATCCTCATTTATTGCAAAGAGTTCAACAGTATCATATTGCCTCTTATTTGGGAATAACCCCCGAATCGTTGAGCAGGTTACGTTCAAGAAGCCAAAAAAATCAATAA